A single Streptomyces sp. 2114.4 DNA region contains:
- a CDS encoding polysaccharide deacetylase family protein produces the protein MASDQRAKTRRRFVQAAVVVGVLSAGRALLPAGSDAPETGGPPRARPRPPAPHAVPTGPVPGGGPAGAAHDPHSYRLRPMAGETSRSGPGASPPHPEVAFHLSTDRREVFLTFDDGPHPFHTPHVLRILRRHGVRATFFVIGENAIEFPGLLCDIADEGHAVGNHTWTHPQLTALPPGAVRSELGRTSSLIEDVLGTAPDLARAPYGEWDDPSLSICNDLGMSPVGWAVDSQDWTVPGARTIAHTVLDAMHPGAIVLSHDGGGDRRQTVAALEWYLPRLLDEGYRPIRIEP, from the coding sequence ATGGCATCCGATCAGCGCGCGAAGACGCGGCGGAGGTTCGTGCAGGCCGCGGTCGTGGTCGGGGTGCTCTCCGCCGGCCGCGCGCTGCTCCCGGCCGGCAGCGACGCTCCGGAGACCGGCGGGCCGCCACGGGCCCGGCCCCGGCCGCCCGCCCCGCACGCCGTGCCGACCGGTCCTGTCCCGGGCGGCGGTCCGGCCGGTGCGGCGCACGACCCGCACTCCTACCGGCTTCGCCCGATGGCCGGCGAGACCTCCCGGTCAGGGCCGGGCGCCTCGCCGCCGCATCCCGAGGTTGCCTTCCACCTCTCCACCGACCGCCGCGAGGTCTTCCTCACCTTCGACGACGGACCCCACCCCTTCCACACCCCCCATGTCCTGCGGATCCTGCGCCGGCACGGCGTCCGGGCCACGTTCTTCGTCATCGGCGAGAACGCCATCGAATTCCCGGGGCTGCTGTGCGACATCGCCGACGAGGGGCATGCCGTCGGCAATCACACCTGGACGCATCCGCAGCTGACCGCACTGCCGCCGGGCGCCGTCCGCAGCGAACTCGGCCGCACCAGCAGCCTGATCGAGGACGTTCTCGGCACCGCCCCCGACCTGGCCCGCGCCCCGTACGGCGAGTGGGACGACCCCTCCCTGAGCATCTGCAATGACCTGGGCATGTCCCCCGTCGGCTGGGCGGTCGACTCACAGGACTGGACCGTCCCCGGGGCCCGGACCATCGCGCACACCGTCCTGGACGCGATGCACCCGGGCGCGATCGTCCTGTCGCACGACGGGGGCGGTGACCGCCGGCAGACCGTCGCGGCCCTGGAGTGGTATCTGCCACGCCTGCTGGACGAGGGGTACCGTCCGATCCGCATCGAGCCCTGA
- a CDS encoding APC family permease: MSPFFRPKRMMVGRPLDSARLGETLLPKRLALPIFCSDPLSSVAYATEEILLVVGLGGVALLHLTWYAAAAIVLVLVVVVASYRQTCYAYPGGGGAYIVSAQNLGRNAALTAASALLVDYVLTVAVSVVSGVAAITSAIPSLGGHDLALSVGFVALLAMMNLRGVRESGRVFAVPTYGFVFFIYLMFVFAAVRIATGATPRAESAGLPLHAVSHYTGLALVLLGMRAFASGCTALTGVEAISNGVPAFRRPKSRNAATTLLIMGFFSVTMFAGITALAMLYDVHVAVEPTELGLPPNTPTSTALAQIARATFGEVTVLFYLLQAFTAGVLILAANTAFNGFPMLASILAEDRYVPRQLHNRGDRLVFSNGIILLALAAIGLIILFKAELTHLIQLYIIGVFVSFTLSQTGMVRHWRTVLAERGLPARERVRHRRSQAINALGAVLTGVVLVVVLITKFTHGAWIVVIAMPLLFMGMRAVHQHYARVSREVAIAPDARPWEPAGNYVLVLVNALNAPTLKALGYARAMRPTSLDALIVAIDPADVRGLREQWDAHDIDVPLQVLSSPYRDFTRPVIDYVLGVSARHPGGAVTVILPEYLVGRWWEQPLHNQSALRLKARLLFTPGVTVVDVPYRLPSRGRDNRAQ; encoded by the coding sequence ATGAGTCCCTTCTTCAGGCCGAAGCGGATGATGGTGGGCCGTCCGCTGGACAGTGCGCGGCTCGGCGAGACGCTGCTGCCCAAGCGACTGGCGCTGCCGATCTTCTGCAGCGACCCGCTCTCCTCGGTCGCCTACGCCACCGAGGAGATCCTGCTGGTCGTCGGCCTGGGCGGGGTCGCGCTGCTCCATCTGACCTGGTACGCCGCGGCCGCCATCGTGCTGGTGCTGGTCGTCGTGGTGGCGTCCTACCGGCAGACCTGTTACGCGTACCCCGGTGGCGGCGGGGCCTACATCGTCAGCGCGCAGAATCTCGGGCGGAACGCGGCGCTCACCGCCGCCAGCGCACTGCTCGTGGACTATGTGCTCACCGTGGCGGTGTCCGTGGTCTCCGGTGTCGCCGCGATCACCTCCGCGATTCCGTCCCTCGGCGGCCATGACCTGGCGCTGTCCGTCGGGTTCGTGGCGCTGCTGGCGATGATGAACCTGCGCGGGGTCCGCGAATCGGGGCGGGTCTTCGCCGTCCCCACCTACGGGTTCGTCTTCTTCATCTATCTGATGTTCGTGTTCGCCGCCGTGCGGATCGCCACCGGCGCGACCCCCCGCGCCGAATCCGCCGGGCTGCCGCTGCACGCCGTCTCGCACTACACAGGTCTCGCGCTGGTCCTGCTGGGGATGCGGGCCTTCGCCTCCGGCTGCACCGCCCTGACCGGTGTCGAAGCGATCAGCAACGGAGTGCCCGCCTTCCGCAGACCGAAGAGCCGCAACGCCGCCACCACGCTGCTGATCATGGGGTTCTTCTCCGTCACCATGTTCGCCGGGATCACGGCCCTGGCCATGCTCTACGACGTGCATGTCGCGGTGGAGCCCACCGAACTGGGGCTGCCGCCGAACACCCCGACCTCCACCGCCCTCGCCCAGATCGCCCGCGCCACCTTCGGCGAGGTCACCGTGCTCTTCTACCTGCTGCAGGCGTTCACGGCCGGGGTGCTGATCCTCGCCGCCAACACCGCCTTCAACGGCTTCCCGATGCTCGCGTCGATCCTCGCCGAGGACCGCTACGTCCCCCGGCAGCTGCACAACCGCGGTGACCGGCTGGTGTTCTCCAACGGCATCATCCTGCTCGCGCTGGCCGCCATCGGGCTGATCATCCTGTTCAAGGCGGAACTCACCCACCTCATCCAGCTCTACATCATCGGCGTCTTCGTCTCCTTCACGCTCTCCCAGACCGGCATGGTCCGGCACTGGCGGACCGTCCTCGCCGAACGCGGCCTGCCGGCCAGGGAACGGGTCCGGCACCGGCGCTCCCAGGCGATCAACGCGCTCGGCGCGGTCCTCACCGGCGTGGTCCTGGTCGTCGTCCTGATCACCAAGTTCACGCACGGCGCATGGATCGTGGTGATCGCCATGCCGCTGCTCTTCATGGGGATGCGCGCCGTGCACCAGCACTACGCGCGGGTGTCACGGGAGGTCGCCATCGCCCCGGACGCGCGACCCTGGGAGCCGGCAGGAAACTATGTCCTGGTGCTGGTCAACGCGTTGAACGCGCCCACGCTCAAGGCCCTCGGCTACGCCCGCGCGATGCGGCCCACCTCGCTGGACGCGCTGATCGTCGCGATCGATCCCGCCGATGTGCGGGGGCTGCGCGAGCAGTGGGACGCCCATGACATCGACGTCCCCCTGCAGGTGCTCAGCTCCCCCTACCGGGACTTCACCCGGCCGGTGATCGACTACGTCCTGGGCGTCAGCGCACGGCATCCGGGCGGCGCCGTCACGGTCATCCTCCCCGAATACCTCGTCGGGCGCTGGTGGGAACAGCCGCTGCACAACCAGAGCGCCCTGCGGCTCAAGGCGCGGCTGCTGTTCACGCCGGGGGTGACGGTGGTCGACGTGCCCTACCGGCTCCCGTCGAGGGGACGCGACAACCGGGCCCAGTAG
- the ggt gene encoding gamma-glutamyltransferase: MSRARRLTVLGAAAALAGSLVAVPAAAAPAAPPAAPVRPAPAAQDRAPTATPEKTPVAVGSGGAVASVDADASAAGIAVLAQGGNAVDAAVATAAALGVTEPYSSGIGGGGYFVFYDAKTRTVRTLDGRETAPHSAGRDLFLENGTPIPFADAVTSGLSVGTPGTPATWDTALRTWGSRSLGQVLRPARQLAADGFTVDATFRQQTAENEARFKDFPATADLFLPGGKPPAVGSTLKNPDLARTYGELATKGIRALYDGALGRDIVRTVGKPPVRSGATRRVRPGKLTAADLRAYRVLGQAPTHTRYRGLDVYGIGPSSSGGTTIAEALNILERSDVSRLSEKQYLHRYLEASRIAFADRGRWVGDPSQEDVPAKALTSQRFADSRACLIRDDKALTSPLAPGDPRHPRRCATGGKGVPTTYEGENTTHLTVADKWGNVVAYTLTIEQTGGSGIVVPHRGFLLNNELTDFSFTPVDPAVHDPNLPGPGKRPRSSTSPTVVLRHGRPVVALGSPGGATIITTVLQSLVNHLDRGMPLVDAIAAPRASQRNAATTELEPGLWNSPVRGQLEAIGHAFKQNPEIGAATGVQRLPDGRWLAAAEKVRRGGGSARVVHPS; the protein is encoded by the coding sequence ATGAGCAGAGCCCGACGCCTCACCGTCCTGGGAGCGGCCGCCGCGCTGGCCGGCTCCCTCGTGGCGGTCCCGGCCGCCGCCGCGCCCGCCGCACCACCTGCCGCACCCGTCCGGCCGGCTCCCGCGGCCCAGGACCGCGCTCCCACCGCCACACCGGAGAAGACACCGGTCGCCGTCGGCTCCGGCGGGGCCGTCGCCAGCGTCGACGCGGATGCCTCGGCCGCCGGGATCGCGGTGCTCGCACAGGGCGGCAACGCCGTGGACGCAGCGGTCGCCACCGCCGCCGCCCTCGGCGTCACCGAGCCCTACTCCTCGGGCATCGGTGGCGGCGGCTACTTCGTCTTCTACGACGCCAAGACCCGGACCGTACGCACCCTCGACGGCCGGGAGACCGCCCCGCACTCCGCCGGCCGGGACCTCTTCCTGGAGAACGGCACCCCGATCCCGTTCGCCGACGCCGTCACCAGCGGCCTGAGCGTCGGCACCCCGGGGACCCCCGCCACCTGGGACACCGCCCTGCGCACCTGGGGCAGCCGGTCGCTGGGGCAGGTGCTGCGGCCCGCCCGGCAGCTGGCCGCGGACGGCTTCACGGTCGATGCGACCTTCCGCCAGCAGACCGCGGAAAACGAGGCGCGCTTCAAGGACTTCCCGGCGACCGCAGACCTCTTCCTGCCCGGCGGCAAGCCGCCGGCGGTCGGCTCGACGCTCAAGAATCCCGATCTGGCCCGCACCTACGGGGAGTTGGCGACGAAGGGCATACGGGCGCTCTACGACGGCGCACTGGGCCGGGACATCGTCCGTACCGTCGGCAAGCCACCGGTGCGCTCCGGAGCCACCCGCAGGGTGCGGCCCGGCAAGCTGACCGCAGCCGATCTGCGCGCCTACCGGGTGCTCGGCCAGGCGCCGACCCACACCCGCTACCGGGGCCTCGACGTCTACGGCATCGGGCCGTCCTCCTCGGGCGGCACCACCATCGCCGAGGCGCTCAACATCCTGGAGCGGAGCGACGTCTCCCGGCTGAGCGAGAAGCAGTACCTCCACCGGTACCTGGAGGCGAGCCGGATCGCCTTCGCCGACCGCGGCCGCTGGGTCGGCGACCCGTCGCAGGAGGACGTACCGGCCAAGGCCCTCACCTCCCAGCGCTTCGCCGACTCCCGGGCCTGCCTGATCCGCGACGACAAGGCGCTGACCAGCCCCCTCGCACCCGGCGACCCCCGCCATCCGCGGCGCTGCGCCACCGGCGGCAAGGGCGTCCCGACGACGTACGAGGGGGAGAACACCACCCATCTGACCGTCGCCGACAAGTGGGGCAACGTCGTTGCCTACACCCTGACCATCGAGCAGACCGGCGGCAGCGGCATCGTCGTCCCGCACCGCGGCTTCCTGCTCAACAACGAGCTCACGGACTTCTCCTTCACGCCCGTGGATCCGGCGGTGCATGACCCCAACCTTCCCGGGCCCGGCAAGCGGCCGCGCTCGTCCACCTCGCCGACGGTCGTGCTGCGCCACGGCCGGCCGGTGGTGGCGCTCGGGTCGCCCGGCGGCGCGACCATCATCACGACCGTGCTGCAGAGCCTGGTCAACCACCTCGACCGCGGAATGCCGCTGGTCGACGCCATCGCCGCGCCGCGCGCCAGCCAGCGCAACGCGGCGACGACCGAACTCGAACCCGGCCTGTGGAACAGCCCGGTCCGCGGGCAACTCGAGGCGATCGGACATGCGTTCAAGCAGAACCCGGAGATCGGCGCGGCGACCGGCGTCCAGCGGCTGCCGGACGGCCGCTGGCTGGCCGCGGCGGAGAAGGTACGGCGCGGCGGCGGCTCGGCAAGGGTCGTCCACCCGTCGTAA
- a CDS encoding amidase, giving the protein MSVDESQDSGTGPAPARHIGAETGEWEGLAEQARALAEGRVTSTALVRRSLERIEATQAGVNAFRRVRAEAAMAEAAQADRRLAHGERLPLLGVPVAVKDDTDVAGEPTAFGCAGEFPPKERDAEVVRRLRAAGAIIVGKTNACELGQWPFTEGPAFGNTCNPWNLAHTPGGSSGGSAAAVAAGLVPAALGTDGAGSVRIPAAWSHLVGIKPQRGRISTWPDPESFQGITGIGPLARTVEDAALLLDVASGNHDGDLHRPPAIAAREAAGRDPGRLRIALSWKAAFTFTPKPLHPDVREAVTGVARTLARLGHFVEEAEPDYGLVGLAFVPRATAGVGEWAGRVPDPSLLDRRTREAARMGRLLGGPVLRRARAVERRQQRRIGALFGPYDVLLTPTTATPPPRIGTLAKLSGWRTDQAMIAACPYAWPWNVLGWPGVSVPAGFSAGGLPLGAQLLGPAHSEPRLISLAAQLQDDLRWHERRPAEHPASLNGARR; this is encoded by the coding sequence GTGAGCGTTGACGAGAGTCAGGACAGCGGGACCGGTCCGGCCCCGGCTCGGCACATCGGTGCCGAGACCGGGGAGTGGGAAGGCCTCGCCGAGCAGGCGCGGGCGCTGGCCGAGGGGCGGGTGACCTCGACCGCGCTGGTACGGCGGTCGCTGGAACGCATCGAGGCCACCCAGGCCGGCGTCAACGCCTTCCGCCGGGTACGGGCCGAGGCCGCGATGGCGGAGGCCGCACAGGCCGACCGCAGGCTGGCGCACGGCGAGCGGCTGCCGTTGCTCGGAGTGCCGGTCGCCGTCAAGGACGACACCGATGTGGCGGGCGAGCCCACCGCGTTCGGCTGCGCCGGCGAGTTCCCGCCCAAGGAGCGCGATGCCGAGGTCGTCCGGCGGCTGCGCGCGGCCGGGGCGATCATCGTCGGCAAGACCAACGCCTGCGAACTGGGCCAGTGGCCGTTCACCGAGGGCCCGGCCTTCGGCAACACCTGCAACCCCTGGAACCTCGCCCACACCCCGGGCGGTTCCTCCGGCGGCTCGGCCGCCGCGGTCGCGGCCGGGCTGGTACCCGCCGCGCTCGGCACCGACGGCGCCGGTTCGGTCCGCATCCCCGCCGCCTGGTCCCATCTCGTCGGCATCAAACCCCAGCGCGGCCGCATCTCCACCTGGCCGGACCCGGAGTCCTTCCAGGGCATCACCGGTATCGGACCGCTGGCCCGTACGGTCGAGGACGCGGCGCTGCTGCTGGACGTGGCCAGCGGCAACCACGACGGCGATCTGCACCGGCCGCCCGCCATCGCGGCGCGCGAGGCGGCCGGCCGCGACCCGGGCCGGTTGCGGATCGCGCTGTCGTGGAAGGCCGCCTTCACCTTCACCCCCAAGCCGCTGCACCCCGATGTCCGGGAGGCGGTGACGGGCGTGGCCCGCACCCTGGCCCGGCTGGGGCACTTCGTGGAGGAGGCGGAGCCGGACTACGGGCTGGTCGGACTGGCCTTCGTCCCGCGCGCCACGGCCGGGGTGGGGGAGTGGGCGGGCCGGGTCCCCGACCCCTCCCTCCTGGACCGCCGTACGCGGGAGGCGGCGCGGATGGGACGGCTGCTCGGCGGGCCGGTACTGCGCCGGGCGCGCGCCGTCGAAAGGCGTCAACAGCGCCGGATCGGCGCGCTGTTCGGCCCCTACGACGTCCTGCTGACCCCGACCACCGCCACCCCGCCCCCGCGGATCGGCACCCTCGCCAAGCTCAGCGGCTGGCGTACGGACCAGGCCATGATCGCCGCCTGTCCGTACGCCTGGCCGTGGAACGTCCTCGGCTGGCCGGGCGTGAGCGTCCCCGCCGGATTCAGCGCCGGCGGCCTGCCGCTGGGCGCCCAACTGCTCGGCCCGGCCCACAGCGAGCCACGGCTGATCTCGCTGGCCGCCCAGCTCCAGGACGATCTGCGCTGGCACGAGCGGCGGCCTGCGGAGCATCCGGCGTCGCTCAACGGGGCGCGCCGCTAG